The genomic region CGTCTGGGCGCCGGCGTCGGACGCGTGCACCGCATCAACATCGGCGCCACGCGCTCGCTGGCGCTGGCCGAGGCGCAGGGCCGCACGCGCGCGGTGCTCGAGCTCACCGAACCGCTGCCCTACGAGGTGCGCCGCGACGGCCGGGAGCTCGTCATCCTGGTCAACGCCGAGCAGCGCGCACCCGCGCCCGGAACCCAGGCCGCATCCGCGCAGGCCGGCGCGATGCCGGATACCGGCTCACGCCCGGGCGCGGCCATCCGCGGCCTCGACTTCCGCCGCGGCGAGGGTGGCGCCGGCCGCGTCATCATCGATCTCGCCGATGCCGACACCGTGGTCAACACCCAGGAGACCGGCGGCCGCATCATCGCCCGCTTCCCCGACGCGCGCGCCAACCCGACGCTGTACGAGCGACTGGACGTGCTGGACTTCGCGACCCCGGTGAAGTTCGTCGACCTGCGCCGCGACGGCGCCGGCAGCGAGCTGGTGGTCACCCCGGTGGCCGACGCCCAGTTCGAGCAGATCGCCTACCAGGCCGGCCGCCGCTACACCATCGAACTCAAGCCGCTGACGCCCGAGGCCGCGCGCCAGCGCGAGGAGGAGGATCCGGATTACACCGGCGAGCGCGTGTCGCTGTCCTTCCAGGATGTCGAGGTGCGCTCGCTGCTCCAGATCATCGCCGACATCGCCGAGGTCAATCTGGTGGTCTCCGACACCGTCGGCGGCAGCATGACGCTGCGGCTCGACAACGTGCCGTGGGATCAGGCCCTGGATATCGTGCTGCGACAGCGCGGTCTCGGCATGGAACAGCAGGGCAACGTCATGCTGATCGCGCCCAACAACGAGATCGCCGAGCGCGCCGCCCAGGAGCGCGCCGCGCGCCAGGCCCAGGAGGAGCTGGCGCCGCTGCGCACCGAGGTCATCCAGGTCAACTACTCGCGCGCCGCCGACCTCGCCGGCATCATCCGCGAGGCCTCGCAGCGCCGTGAGGGCGGCTCCGCCAACGGTCAGCGCCAGGTCACCGAGTCCGAGCTGCTCAGCGATCGCGGCAAGATCACCGTCGACGAGCGCACCAACACGCTCATCGTGCAGGAGGCGCGCGACAACCTCTCCGCCATCCGCCAGCTGGTGCAGCGCCTCGACGTGCCGGTACGCCAGGTGCTCATCGAGTCGCGCATCGCCATCGTCAACGACGACTTCCAGAAGGACATCGGCGTGCAGGCCGGCTTCACCGGCATCGGCAGCAGCGGCGACAACACCATCGGCTTCAGCGGTTCCTCGGCGAGCGCCGACACCGTGATTCGCGGCGGCATCCCGGCGGTCAGCGATCGGCTCGGCGTGCGGCTGCCGGTGGCGAATCCGGCCGGGCAGTTCGGCCTCGCGGTGCTGGGCAGCGACTTCCTGGTCGACCTCGAGCTGTCGGCGATGCAGACCGAGGGTCGCGGCGAGCTGATCTCGACCCCGCGCGTGGTCACCGCCGACCGCAGCGAGGCCACCATCAAGCAGGGTCTGCAGGTGCCCATCACCACGCGCAGCCAGAGCGACGCCGAGTCGACCACCACCGAGTTCGTCGACGCGCTGCTGGAGCTGCGCGTGACACCCGAGATCACGCCCGACAACGGCGTCTTCCTGAACCTGCTGGTGACGCGCAACGAGCCCGACTTCACCCAGGTCAACGCCGACGGCAATCCGGCGATCGCCACACGCGAGGTGTCCACCCGCGTGCTGGTCAAGACCGGCGAGACGCTGGTGCTGGGCGGTGCCTACGAGTCCGAGAAGGTGGAGAACGCCACCAAGGTGCCGCTGCTCGGCGACATTCCCCTGCTGGGCCGGCTGTTCCGGCGCGATTCGGACCAGTCCAGCCAGCGGGAGCTGCTGGTCTTCGTCACGCCCAAGATCCTGTCCGAAGGCCTCGATATCGGGGGCAAGTAGCGCCTCCGTCGGCCGCCCGGTGCCCGGGCGGCCGGACCGCCCCGCCCGCGGCCGATATACTGCGTGGCCGTTGTTCGCTCACGCGGCCCGCCGCTTCGTTACCGTGACCATCCGTCCGCCCTTCCGGCTGCTGCAGCGCCGCAAGCCGCGCCTCGAACGCGCCGAGCGGGCGCCGCTCGGCAGTCGCATCTTCCTGGTCGGTCCGATGGGTGCGGGCAAGACCACGCTGGGTCGCCGGCTCGCCGCGCTGGCGCGCATGGAATTCATCGACAGCGATCACGAGATCGAGCGCCGCACCGGCGTCGACATCCCCTTCATCTTCGAGAAGGAGGGCGAGGCCGGCTTCCGGCGCCGCGAGCACGATGTCCTCGCCGAGCTCGCCGGTCGCGACGGCGTGGTAGTGGCCACCGGTGGTGGTGCGGTGCTGGACCCCGACACGCGGGAGCGCCTGCACGCGGCCGGACACGTCATCTACCTGCATGCCACGGTCGACCAGCAGCTGCGACGCACCGCACGCAGTCAGCACCGGCCGCTATTGCGCTCCGGCGATCGACGCGCCATCCTCGCCGACCTTCTGGAGCAGCGTGACCCGCTCTATCGCGAGGTGGCCCACCGGGTCGTGCACACCGACGGGCGCAACACGCGCGCGCTCGCCCAGGAAATCTTCCGCAGTCTGCGTCAGGAGTCATCGTCGTGAATGCCCCCGTGCGTCGCGTTCCCCCGCGTCAGCTCCAGGTCGAGCTGGGGGCGCGCAGCTATCCGATCCGGATCGGCAGCGGTCTGCTCGCCGATGCCGGTGCGTGGCGCGAGCTGCGCGATCGACCGCTGCGCATGCTCACGGATGACCGCGTCGCGGGGCACTGGCTCAAGTCCGTGGTGCAGCAGCTCGACATCGCGCCGGAGCAGGTCCGCATCGTGCCCGCCGGCGAGGCCACCAAGTGCATGACCGAGGTCGAGTCCTGTCTCGACTGGCTGCTGGAGACCCGCATGCCCCGCGACGGTGTGCTGGTGGCGCTGGGTGGCGGCGTGATCGGCGACCTCGCCGGTTTCGTGGCGGCGATCTATCAGCGCGGCATCGACTTCGTGCAGGTGCCCACCACGCTGCTGGCACAGGTCGACTCCAGCGTCGGCGGCAAGACCGGCGTCAACCACGCTCTCGGCAAGAACCTCATCGGCGCGTTCCATCAGCCGCGCCTGGTGCTGGCCGACAGCGAGACGCTCGGCACCCTGCCCGCGCGCGAGCTGCGCGCCGGCATCGCCGAGGTCATCAAGTACGGCATGCTCGGCGACGCCGACTTCTTCGCCTGGCTCGAGGACAACATGCCGCGACTGCTCGCCCTCGAGCCGCAGCGCGTCATGGACGCCGTCGAGCGCTGCTGCTCGATGAAGGCGCAGATCGTCGCTGCCGACGAGCGCGAGGGCGGACGCCGCGCGCTGCTCAATCTGGGCCACACCTTCGGGCACGCCATCGAGACCCACACCGGCTACGCGCAATACCTGCACGGCGAGGCGGTGGCCATCGGTCTGCACCTGGCGGCCGATCTCTCGCGCCTGCTGGGCTGGCTGGCGCCGGCCGATGCCGAGCGCGTGCGCGCCGTGATCGCGTCGGCCGGGCTGCCCTCGACCGTGCCCGAGGGCATGACGCCGGCCGATTTCATGCGGCACATGGCGCACGACAAGAAGGTGGCCGCCGGCAAGCTCCGCTTCGTGCTGCTGCGGCGCCTCGGCGAGGCGCTGGTCACCGCCGACGTGCCGTCCGACAAGCTCGAGGCCCTGCTCGAACGCCACTGCAGCGCCGGTACGGTCTGATGCAGCGCGCCCGCTGGGCCGCGGATCCGGAACGCAGCCGCGGTCGTCGCTGCGACGAGCCCGCGCCGTCCGGGCGCAGCGAGTATCAGCGCGACCGCGACCGCATCGTGCACAGCGGCGCCTTCCGGCGGCTGGAATACAAGACCCAGGTCTTCCTCAACCACGAGGGCGACTGGTTCCGCACCCGCCTGACGCACTCGCTGGAAGTGGCGCAGATCGCGCGCTCGCTGGCGCGCTCGCTGGGGCTCGACGAGGATCTCGTCGAGGCCATCTGCCTGGCCCACGATCTCGGCCACACCCCCTTCGGTCACGCCGGGCAGGATGCGCTCAACACCTGCATGCGCGATCTCGGCGGCTTCGAGCACAACCTCCAGTCGCTGCGCGTGGTCGACGAGCTCGAGGACAAGTACGCCGATTTCCGCGGCCTCAACCTCACCTTCGAGACCCGCGAGGGCATTCTCAAGCACTGCTCCCCGGCGCGTGCCCGCGGGCTCGGCGACGTCGGCGCGCGCTTTCTCGACGGCACGCAGCCCGGCATGGAAGCGCAGCTCGCCAATCTCGCCGACGAGATCGCCTACAACAACCACGACATCGACGACGGCATCCGCGCCGGCCTGATCACGCTCGACGAGCTCGAAGCGCTGCCGCTGGTGGCCGGTCCGCTGGCCGCGGTGCGTCGCGACCACCCGGCGGCGACCGCCCGCCAGCGCCGCCACGAGGTGATCCGGCGCCTGATCACGCTGCTGGTCGACGATCTGCGCGCGGCCACCGAGGCGCGGCTCGCCGAGGCCGCCCCCGCCGACGCCGACGCGGTGCGCGCCCAGCCGCGCCCCATGGTGGCCTTCTCCGACGCCATGCGCGAGCAGGCCACCGCGCTCAAGCAGTTCCTGCACAAGCGGGTCTACCGGCACCACCGCGTGTACCGCATGAACCGCAAGGCCCAGCGCGTGATCCGCGAGATCTTCGAGGCGCTGGTCGCCGATCCCATGCTGCTGCCGCCGGAGCATCAGGCGCTTGCCGCGGCCGGGCGCGAGCGCCACGGCGAGGCCGGCGTGGCGCGCGCCGTGGCCGACTATATCGCCGGCATGACCGACCGCTATGCCCTCCATGTCCATGGCGGCCTGTTCAATCCGCGACAGGTCGACTGAAAATCGGCGATAATCGCGCCGCGCGGCCGCCAGCAGGCTGCGCGAACAGGCGGCAGGGAAGGCGGTCAAGTCTTGACAGGACGGGGCCTCTGCTCGATAGTCGCCGGTCGCGCTGCAGCGAATTCCGACGTCTGACCCCGACAAGGGCGCCCATCCACCTGGTGGCGCGTCAAGGGGGAGTGTCGCCGCTGCCGCCTCCATGCGTCTCTACATGGATTGCTTATGCCGATGCAGACCCCCGACCACGGCCTCTATCGCTCGAGCTTCGAGCACGATAACTGCGGCTTCGGCCTGATCGCCAACATGGATGGCACTGCCAGCCACTGGCTGGTGCAGACCGCCATCACCGCCCTGGCGCGCATGACGCACCGCGGCGCCATTGCCGCCGACGGCAAGACCGGCGACGGCTGCGGCCTGCTCATGAAGAAGCCGGACGCCTTCCTGCGCGCCAAGGCCGAGGCCTGCGGCATCGCGCTGGGCGCGCTCTACAGCGCCGGCAATGTCTTCCTCGCCACCGACGAGCGCACCCAGGCGGTGCAGCGCGAGGTGATCGAAGCCGCCTGCGTGCGCCACAAGCTGCGCGTCGCGGGCTGGCGCGAGGTGCCGGTGGATACCTCCGTGTGCGGCGAGGAGGCGCTCTCCACGCTGCCGCGCATCGAGCAGGTCTTCGTCGTGCCCGACGAGGATATCGACGCGCGCACCTTCGAGATCCGGCTGTTCAAGGCCCGCCGCATCGCCGAGAAGCGGATGTCGGAGAGCGGCGACGAGGACTTCTACATCACCCACCTGTCCTGCGACGCGCTGGTCTACAAGGGGCTGGTGATGCCGGAGCACCTGGCCGCG from Algiphilus sp. harbors:
- the pilQ gene encoding type IV pilus secretin PilQ encodes the protein MSGPIIMRLLRRAAGCLLMALLAGQAVAQDARSIQSVEHVALGTNSVRVSVRLDGDVPEPSTFFVEDPARLSVDLPATRLGAGVGRVHRINIGATRSLALAEAQGRTRAVLELTEPLPYEVRRDGRELVILVNAEQRAPAPGTQAASAQAGAMPDTGSRPGAAIRGLDFRRGEGGAGRVIIDLADADTVVNTQETGGRIIARFPDARANPTLYERLDVLDFATPVKFVDLRRDGAGSELVVTPVADAQFEQIAYQAGRRYTIELKPLTPEAARQREEEDPDYTGERVSLSFQDVEVRSLLQIIADIAEVNLVVSDTVGGSMTLRLDNVPWDQALDIVLRQRGLGMEQQGNVMLIAPNNEIAERAAQERAARQAQEELAPLRTEVIQVNYSRAADLAGIIREASQRREGGSANGQRQVTESELLSDRGKITVDERTNTLIVQEARDNLSAIRQLVQRLDVPVRQVLIESRIAIVNDDFQKDIGVQAGFTGIGSSGDNTIGFSGSSASADTVIRGGIPAVSDRLGVRLPVANPAGQFGLAVLGSDFLVDLELSAMQTEGRGELISTPRVVTADRSEATIKQGLQVPITTRSQSDAESTTTEFVDALLELRVTPEITPDNGVFLNLLVTRNEPDFTQVNADGNPAIATREVSTRVLVKTGETLVLGGAYESEKVENATKVPLLGDIPLLGRLFRRDSDQSSQRELLVFVTPKILSEGLDIGGK
- the aroB gene encoding 3-dehydroquinate synthase yields the protein MNAPVRRVPPRQLQVELGARSYPIRIGSGLLADAGAWRELRDRPLRMLTDDRVAGHWLKSVVQQLDIAPEQVRIVPAGEATKCMTEVESCLDWLLETRMPRDGVLVALGGGVIGDLAGFVAAIYQRGIDFVQVPTTLLAQVDSSVGGKTGVNHALGKNLIGAFHQPRLVLADSETLGTLPARELRAGIAEVIKYGMLGDADFFAWLEDNMPRLLALEPQRVMDAVERCCSMKAQIVAADEREGGRRALLNLGHTFGHAIETHTGYAQYLHGEAVAIGLHLAADLSRLLGWLAPADAERVRAVIASAGLPSTVPEGMTPADFMRHMAHDKKVAAGKLRFVLLRRLGEALVTADVPSDKLEALLERHCSAGTV
- a CDS encoding deoxyguanosinetriphosphate triphosphohydrolase, translating into MQRARWAADPERSRGRRCDEPAPSGRSEYQRDRDRIVHSGAFRRLEYKTQVFLNHEGDWFRTRLTHSLEVAQIARSLARSLGLDEDLVEAICLAHDLGHTPFGHAGQDALNTCMRDLGGFEHNLQSLRVVDELEDKYADFRGLNLTFETREGILKHCSPARARGLGDVGARFLDGTQPGMEAQLANLADEIAYNNHDIDDGIRAGLITLDELEALPLVAGPLAAVRRDHPAATARQRRHEVIRRLITLLVDDLRAATEARLAEAAPADADAVRAQPRPMVAFSDAMREQATALKQFLHKRVYRHHRVYRMNRKAQRVIREIFEALVADPMLLPPEHQALAAAGRERHGEAGVARAVADYIAGMTDRYALHVHGGLFNPRQVD
- the aroK gene encoding shikimate kinase AroK — translated: MFLVGPMGAGKTTLGRRLAALARMEFIDSDHEIERRTGVDIPFIFEKEGEAGFRRREHDVLAELAGRDGVVVATGGGAVLDPDTRERLHAAGHVIYLHATVDQQLRRTARSQHRPLLRSGDRRAILADLLEQRDPLYREVAHRVVHTDGRNTRALAQEIFRSLRQESSS